The sequence CCAGTAGTTCCGGGAGTTCGGCGAGTTCGGTGGTCCAGTTCCACGTGTTGTCGGATCGGAGGTATTCCCAGCCGCGGCCGACCGGGGGCGCGAGCGTGCGCATGGTCTCGAACACCCCTGCCGACTGGTCCACGGTGGTGGCCTCGAGTTGCGGGTGCAGGCGAACCCGCTGCTGCACGATGGAGGAGCCGGCGAGATCGGCGTAGAACGTCTGTTCTTTCACCTGCAGGCACTCGGCGGTGACATGGTCGACACCGTCGGTCGCGAGCAAGCGGTGGGAGTACTCGCCGAGCAGCGAAATCTTCTCTGCGGTCGGCACTTCGAACGGGTCCACCTCGTACTCCGACACCCACTGCGCCTCGGCGTACACCGGTTCGTCGGCGAGTTCGACGTGTTCCCGGTTCAGTCCGCGCAACGCCCTGGCCACCGCGACCGCCTGTGCGGCCGTTGCCGCGGCGGTGGCCGCGGTGAGCTCGGCGTGGGAGGCGAACCCCCATGTGCCCTCCACCACCACGCGGACCGCGAAGCCCACCTCGTTGGTGTCGACCGCCGCCTGAACCTTGCCGTCGCGCAGCCGAAGGGACTGGCTGGTCAGTCGGTGAACCCGCAGATCTGCGTGGGAGGCGCCGGCCGCGCGCGCGGCGCCGAGTGCGGCGTCCGCCAGCACACGCAGAGGGAGGGCGAGGAATTCCGGATCAACCTGTCGTGGAGCCGTCACGGGGACCACCGTAGTCGGAAACTCAGCCGAACTGTTGCCAACCCAGCCGCAGCACCATGCCGATGACCACCACCAGCAGTGTGATTCGGACGAATCCGGCACCCTTGCTCAACGCCATGCGCGAACCGACGACCGCGCCCAGCACATTGCACACCGCCATGCCGAGGCCCAGCGCCCACAACACGTTTCCACTGGCCGCGAAGAACGCCAGCGCACCGAGGTTGGAACCGAGATTGATCACCTTCGCCATCGCGGCGCTGCGCACGAACTCGGTGCCGAGGAACGTCGCAAAGGTGATGATGAGGAAGGTTCCGGTGCCGGGGCCGAACAGCCCGTCGTAGAACCCGAGCAACCCGCCGGCCAGCAGTACCACGGCGACCATCTTCCGCTGCGTCGGCGGATCTTTCGCCAGGGTGATGCCGAGTTGCGGCCGTGCGGTCACGAACACGGCGACACCGACGAGAACCACCATGATCAGCGGGATGAAGACGTCCTTGTCGATGCGGGTCACCGTGGCCGCGCCGAGCGCGGACGTCGCCGCAGCGAGGAGACCTGCGGGGATCAATAGCCGCCACGCCATCCGGACACGCCGTGCGAAGGTCACAACGGCCGCGAAGGTGCCGGTCACCGCGGTCAGTTTGTTCGTGCCCAACGCGACCTGGGGCGTCAGGTGCGGGGCGACGAGGAACAGCGCCGGGATGAGGATCAACCCGCCGCCGCCGACCACGGCATCAACCCAACCAGCGGCGGTCGCGGCGATCAGCAGCAGGCCCCAATCGCTGGCGGTCACTGCCGAGTCGCCGCCGCGGACGGAGTGGGCAAACTTCTGCGGACCAGCGATCGTCGGGACACGGCTCACCATAGTAGGAGTGGGCACGGTACCTCCCTGCGTTCGGGCGCAGCGACCGCACAGCTACTGGGTTCGGCCTTGGGATGCAGTGCTGAAGGAGTTGAGCGACACGATGTGTCGGTGAGGGCTCCTCCCTGTCTGGTAGCGAGTACATTGTCCACCAGAATCGAAATCTGCTGTCGCAGAGCACCACCGGACGGGTCGGTGTCGACGGCGGCTCCGTCTCCCGCCGCCCAGACGTTCGGGTGCGCGCGATGCCGGAAAGTGTTCGGATCGATGTCGACGAGTCCGTGCGGATCGTCCCCGGTCAGGTTCGACGTCTCGAGCCAGCGCGGTCCCCGGAAGGGCGGCACCAGGTGGAGCATGTCGTACGACAGGTGCTGGGGTGTCCCGTCGGAGTCGGTCACGGTGATCGCGCGCTCGTCCGGTTTCAGCTCGGTGACCGTGGTGTCGTGCAAGCACGCGAACGCCGAGGTCGCGGAGATGGTTCAGGAGCCGGGCGTCGAGGTCCGGAACACCCAGTAGCTGGGGGCGGTCGATGACCAGCGTGATGTCGACACCCGGCAGCCGTCGGGTGTGCTTCCAGTGCGCGGCGGCCAGGAACAGCGGTTTGACAGTGGTTCCGGTGCAGCTGACCGGCGGGCGCGGCACCGTGAACACCGCTGCCCTCCGGCCGGCATCGCCTGCACCAGCTTCCACGTCTCCTCGGCGCGGTCCACATAGTTGCTCGCCACCGCGGAAGTGTGCAGTGCCGCGTCGATACCCGGCAGGGCGTCGGTGTCCGGCACAAGGCCGGGCCCCAGCACCAGGTCGGTGTACCCGTAGGTCCGTCCGGATGCGCACCGCACGGTCTTCGCCGCCGCGTCGACGACCAGGGCAGTGTCCTGAAGCCAGGTGCACCGGCGCGGCGTCACCGATCGTTGGGTGCGTTCCGCGCTCCGCAGGGATGCCTGTCCGCCGCCGACGTAGGACAGCAGCGGGCGGTAGGTGTGCACGCGCTGCGCTCCACCACTGCGACGTCGGTGATGCCGCGGCGTATCAGCCGCCCTGCCGCGCTGAGTCCGGCGTTGCCGCCGCCGATGATCAGCACATCGAAGGATTGGTCACTCACGCCGCCGTTGACATCCATTCTTCGGGCAGTACCCGGGACGGAAGTCCGGCAATCATCCAGGACGTGAGGGGTGCCCTGACGGTGGCACGTGCTCACCTGCTGGGCTCGCACTACCTACGCTGTGGTCATGCGAAGGTTCAGTCTGTGGCTGCGAGGCAAGCCGACGGTTGCGGACTCCATGCTGGCGGCGATTCTGTTCATGCTCGAGGTGTTCGCGTTCGCGGCGTCCGACGACCGGCCGCCGTGGGTGCAGTTGTTCATGGGTTTTCTGGTGTGCGTGCCAATCGTGTGGCGCCGCCGCTATCCGCGTGCGGCTGCCGGCGCCATCCTGCTGGTCTCCATCACCGTCACCTTCGTCAGTTATTCGCTCGGTGACGTCGACGCCGAGCATCCCGCCCTCCTCGCACTCGCCGTCGCCCTCTACACCCTTGTTGCGTATGTCGACCGGCAGACGGCGGCCGTCTACGCGGTCGGGCTGGTCGTCGACTCCGCACTCTCCATCTGGTTGCTCGACCAGCGGGTGATCGAGATCGGTCTGTATTCCGCGCTGATCTACGCGCTGTCCTGGATCACCGCGGAATTCCTGGGTGCCCGCCGGGCCTACGACGAGGAAGTGGCGGCGCGGCTGGCGGTGGCCGACTACGACCGCGACCGCCGTGCCGAGGACGCGGTGGCCGCGGAGCGCACGCGCATCGCCCGGGAATTGCACGATGTGGTGGCACATGCCGTGAGTGTGATGATCGTTCAGGCGGATGGCGCGTCGTATGCGATGACGAAAAATCCGGCGGTCGCGAAACAGGCGCTGACCAACATTGCGAGCACCGGGCGGGAGGCGCTTGCGGAACTGCGGCGCACGGTGTCGCTGCTGCGGACCGAGCCCGCCGTCGACGACATGCCCCAGCACGGGACCGCTGGTCTCGCCCGGGTGGTCGACATGATGCGCAGCGCTGGTTTGCCGGTCGAACTCGAACTGACCGGGGAACTGGACGACATCAGCCCCGCCGTCAGCCTGGGCATTCACCGGTTGGTACAGGAGTCGTTGACCAATGTGTTGCGCCACGCGGGGGAGCGTCCCCGGGCCAAGGTCAGGGTTCGCCGCCGTGAAGTCGACGTGCTCGTCGAGATCACCGACAACGGCAACGCAACCGAAAAATTCACACTCGGCTCGGGCAACGGGTTGCTCGGGATGCGGGAACGCGTGGCCGTGCTGCACGGCACCCTCGAGGCGGGTCGGCAGACCGACGGAAGCTGGCGGGTGACCGCGGAGTTACCGCTGCAACTCGAGGACTGAACCCGGCCAATTAGTTAGCCCTTGAACTAAGTGTTCAGTCGGTGATACTTTGCCTTATGGCTCAGTATTCGGAGCAATTGGACGGCATTTTCCAGGCACTCGCCGACCCCACCCGCAGGGCAGTGTTGACCCGACTCGGTGAAGGGCCGGCGAGCGTCGGCGAATTGGCGAAACCGTTCGACATGGCATTGCCGTCGTTCATGAAACACATCCGGTTCCTCGAGGACAGTGGGTGGATTCAGACCCGTAAGCAAGGTCGCGTTCGCACCTGCGTGCTGGAGGAGGAGTCGATGATCACCGCTCAGGCGTGGCTGGCGGAACAACGCGCCCTGTGGGAGGGCCGCACCGACCGCCTCGCGCAGTTCGTCACTACTCGAGAAAAGGACAATCGGAATGAATCCGTCACTGATACATGAGCTGGACCTGACGATATCGCGCATCATCGAGGCGCCGAGGTCGGCTGTCTGGAATGCCTGGACGGACCCCGCCAGCTTCGAGCAATGGTGGGTGCCGGCTCCCGCCAAGTGTCGCGTTCTGGAGATGGACCTTCGCCCGGGCGGGGCGTTCACCACCCAGATCAGCGAGGACGGCGGTGAATTCGCGCGCCACATCAACGGATGCTTCCTCGCGGTCGACCATCTCGAGCGGATCGTCTTCACCAACTCCCTCGTCGGTGGATGGCGACCCGCAGAAAACCCGTTCATGAGCGCGATCATCACCCTCGCCGACCATCCGCAGGGCACCGAATACGTGGCCCATGTAATGCACAAGAACAATGCCGACCGGAACATGCATGAGGAAATGGGTTTCGCCGACGGGTGGGGCACCGTGATCGCGCAGCTGGCCGCACTGGTCGAGCGCTAGGGGACCGCACGGCGGGCGCACCGCAACGGCCGCCGTGGTGGAAGTGGCGCCGATGTCGATCAGTGCCCACACTGGAAGAGGTACCCCACCCGAGGACGTTGGATGGGGCGAACCGTCAGGAGACCGCTATGGCCAACGAGAGACCGTTCGGATTCGACCCCGACGACCTCGACCGCGTGATTCGGGAAGCGAGCGAGGAGCTGCGCGGCTTCAAGGACAAGATCGTTCACTTCGTCGAGGCGGACGCCCAGATTCCCTGGACAGGCCTGTTCGCCGACATTGCCGCCAGAACGAAGCGTCCCGAACCCCGGCCGGAAACGACCGGCGACACCGGCGACGGCGTGTGGGCAATCTACAGCGTCGACGACGGCGGCGTCGCCCGCGTCGAGGAGGTGTACGCCACCGAACTCGACGCCCTCCGCGCCCACAAGCACAACACCGATCCGCGGCGATCGGTGCGCTTCCTTCCCTACGGCGTCACCGTCAGCGTCCTCGATCAGCCGAAGGAGCCGCCGACACCGGCAGCTGAGTAACCGGACGCGCCAGCGTGGAGGGTCTTGGTGGCCGCCGAGCGCGGAGTGACGGCGACGCCGGTCGTGGTACCAGAGTCGAACAGCTCCGTCCGTGCCTGCGACTTCGACGTCCAGGTGCGTCCGTGCAACCATTCCCTCTCGAGTCCAGGGAAGAACGACGCGGCGAGAGCAATGTCGTAACTCGAGCCCACCCGTCTCGACTCGGATTGATCTTCTGGCGATGGTGTACG comes from Rhodococcus oxybenzonivorans and encodes:
- a CDS encoding FAD-dependent oxidoreductase; the protein is MDVNGGVSDQSFDVLIIGGGNAGLSAAGRLIRRGITDVAVVERSACTPTARCCPTSAADRHPCGARNAPNDR
- a CDS encoding SRPBCC family protein, which produces MNPSLIHELDLTISRIIEAPRSAVWNAWTDPASFEQWWVPAPAKCRVLEMDLRPGGAFTTQISEDGGEFARHINGCFLAVDHLERIVFTNSLVGGWRPAENPFMSAIITLADHPQGTEYVAHVMHKNNADRNMHEEMGFADGWGTVIAQLAALVER
- a CDS encoding sensor histidine kinase; translation: MRRFSLWLRGKPTVADSMLAAILFMLEVFAFAASDDRPPWVQLFMGFLVCVPIVWRRRYPRAAAGAILLVSITVTFVSYSLGDVDAEHPALLALAVALYTLVAYVDRQTAAVYAVGLVVDSALSIWLLDQRVIEIGLYSALIYALSWITAEFLGARRAYDEEVAARLAVADYDRDRRAEDAVAAERTRIARELHDVVAHAVSVMIVQADGASYAMTKNPAVAKQALTNIASTGREALAELRRTVSLLRTEPAVDDMPQHGTAGLARVVDMMRSAGLPVELELTGELDDISPAVSLGIHRLVQESLTNVLRHAGERPRAKVRVRRREVDVLVEITDNGNATEKFTLGSGNGLLGMRERVAVLHGTLEAGRQTDGSWRVTAELPLQLED
- a CDS encoding FAD/NAD(P)-binding oxidoreductase, with translation MHDTTVTELKPDERAITVTDSDGTPQHLSYDMLHLVPPFRGPRWLETSNLTGDDPHGLVDIDPNTFRHRAHPNVWAAGDGAAVDTDPSGGALRQQISILVDNVLATRQGGALTDTSCRSTPSALHPKAEPSSCAVAAPERREVPCPLLLW
- a CDS encoding ArsR/SmtB family transcription factor, giving the protein MAQYSEQLDGIFQALADPTRRAVLTRLGEGPASVGELAKPFDMALPSFMKHIRFLEDSGWIQTRKQGRVRTCVLEEESMITAQAWLAEQRALWEGRTDRLAQFVTTREKDNRNESVTDT
- a CDS encoding TSUP family transporter, which encodes MTASDWGLLLIAATAAGWVDAVVGGGGLILIPALFLVAPHLTPQVALGTNKLTAVTGTFAAVVTFARRVRMAWRLLIPAGLLAAATSALGAATVTRIDKDVFIPLIMVVLVGVAVFVTARPQLGITLAKDPPTQRKMVAVVLLAGGLLGFYDGLFGPGTGTFLIITFATFLGTEFVRSAAMAKVINLGSNLGALAFFAASGNVLWALGLGMAVCNVLGAVVGSRMALSKGAGFVRITLLVVVIGMVLRLGWQQFG